A single window of Halotalea alkalilenta DNA harbors:
- the motB gene encoding flagellar motor protein MotB yields the protein MSAPRRKIIRRGKQAHGSHGSWKIAYADFMTAMMAFFLVMWLLSGVSAAQLEGINEYFRTPLTTSLAGGERSAMSPSVIPGGGDDPIHLSGEVALVSRVKTDGDDARRLDPATRRALARLTTVIQQDPALSALGEQLLVEVIDQGIRIQIIDGTQSPMFQLGSAEITPRMRRVLDGLAPLLAEAPHGITLTGHTDDLPYASGPAGYGNWELSTERANASRRELMRVGLPEPQLLRVTGMAATMNLSSISHDPINRRISIVLLSEQARASIDGERRTIERGEGLTPEQLQLDQQQPLSLASDMVAQPRPLR from the coding sequence GTGAGCGCGCCTCGACGAAAGATCATTCGTCGTGGCAAGCAGGCTCACGGCAGCCATGGCAGCTGGAAGATCGCCTATGCCGACTTCATGACCGCGATGATGGCGTTCTTTCTGGTGATGTGGCTGCTCTCCGGCGTCAGCGCCGCCCAGCTGGAGGGTATCAACGAGTACTTCCGTACGCCGCTGACGACCTCCCTGGCAGGGGGCGAGCGCAGTGCGATGAGTCCCAGCGTCATCCCGGGCGGCGGAGACGACCCGATCCATCTCAGCGGGGAGGTGGCGCTGGTCAGCCGAGTGAAGACGGACGGCGACGACGCTCGTCGGCTCGACCCGGCCACTCGGCGGGCCTTGGCGCGATTGACCACGGTGATACAGCAGGACCCGGCGCTGTCCGCGCTGGGTGAGCAGCTGCTGGTCGAGGTGATCGACCAGGGCATTCGCATCCAGATCATCGATGGTACGCAGTCGCCGATGTTCCAGCTCGGCAGCGCGGAGATCACGCCGCGGATGAGGCGGGTGCTCGATGGACTGGCGCCGCTGCTGGCCGAGGCACCGCACGGTATCACGCTGACCGGGCATACCGATGACCTGCCCTATGCGTCGGGGCCGGCCGGATACGGTAACTGGGAGCTGTCCACCGAGCGCGCCAATGCGTCGCGGCGGGAGCTGATGCGCGTTGGGCTGCCGGAGCCGCAGCTGCTGAGAGTGACCGGTATGGCGGCGACGATGAATCTTTCGTCCATCTCCCACGATCCGATCAATCGTCGGATCAGCATCGTGCTCCTCAGCGAGCAGGCCCGTGCCTCGATCGATGGCGAGCGGCGCACCATCGAGCGGGGAGAGGGCCTCACCCCGGAGCAACTGCAGCTCGATCAGCAGCAAC